Proteins encoded in a region of the Chiloscyllium punctatum isolate Juve2018m chromosome 16, sChiPun1.3, whole genome shotgun sequence genome:
- the LOC140486980 gene encoding streptomycin biosynthesis protein StrI-like — MGRKKKSLHDYAAEFCDLSVKRHVVEQKEGGERDLVEILYCKSCEIPMSARRDRILEHLASARHYRNKRLEKHTSARLHATTLLMSPPVDFAAGMSVLDQSVLPQSSSFVFQPNPCSTSFSNNVSSPVSHHQNMISFRTSVSNSTTNTVTIRHDMSTLNSPSRSSPLYNGFQVLGHSQSSRPSGQRHILPEASNNVAPNMAMGRYGNGGLMGSRIGLALFGACSGNRALFKSIEEESDCCLLYIVEDCIQDLECAFSTDILANTRVLRGQDAEIVLNDERVSGIIICSLAEEGSEIVLDALRAGKGVFCEKLLSLDKQMAESCFDEAARCGQPLVCGLYKRFDPAVQFLYKKVHNKALGRIQRIVSVSRTFPSPSLSYIKKAGGIFYDGVVHDLDTICWLLGENAPDTIFSLGHAFCQDIAALKDADTVSVSMKFASGAIVTLDVSQHCTRSIDQRLEVHGSEGTLRMDNQSALGITEQGTPRPVCSQLHYDRYKDAYRDLVKHFLKTLKGKEEPFITKENFLWTIQVAAAAEQSWRNGSAVDLRNEALDGTVIKTEVP, encoded by the exons ATGGGAAGGAAGAAAAAATCTCTGCATGATTATGCTGCTGAATTCTGTGACCTGTCAGTGAAAAGGCATGTTGTTGAGCAAAAGGAAGGAGGCGAAAGAGATTTGGTGGAGATTTTATATTGTAAATCCTGTGAGATTCCGATGAGTGCCCGGAGGGACCGTATTTTAGAACATTTGGCATCGGCTAGGCACTACCGCAACAAACGACTGGAGAAGCATACCTCAGCCAGGCTTCATGCAACCACATTACTCAT GTCTCCTCCTGTAGACTTTGCTGCTGGTATGTCCGTGCTCGATCAATCTGTTCTACCGCAGTCGTCATCTTTTGTGTTTCAACCCAACCCCTGTTCCACCAGCTTCAGCAACAACGTTTCATCTCCAGTGTCTCACCATCAGAATATGATCTCATTTAGAACCAGTGTATCCAACTCCACCACTAATACGGTGACTATCCGCCATGACATGTCTACCTTAAACTCCCCATCACGTTCATCACCTTTATATAATGGCTTCCAAGTCCTTGGTCATTCACAATCTTCGAGACCCAGTGGGCAAAGGCACATTCTTCCTGAAGCTTCCAATAATGTTGCGCCCAACATGGCAATGGGGCGATATGGGAATGGTGGTTTGATGGGCAGCCGGATTGGACTGGCACTGTTTGGCGCGTGCAGTGGCAACAGAGCTTTGTTTAAAAGCATTGAAGAGGAAAGTGACTGCTGCTTGCTGTACATTGTGGAGGATTGCATCCAGGATTTGGAATGTGCCTTCAGCACGGACATACTTGCAAACACCAGGGTGTTACGGGGGCAGGACGCTGAGATTGTGCTCAATGACGAACG CGTCTCAGGAATTATTATTTGTTCATTGGCAGAAGAAGGCTCGGAAATAGTCCTGGATGCTTTACGTGCAG GTAAAGGAGTATTCTGTGAAAAGTTACTGAGTTTAGACAAGCAAATGGCTGAGTCATGTTTTGATGAAGCTGCAAGATGTGGGCAACCTCTAGTCTGTGGTCTATATAA ACGTTTTGATCCAGCTGTGCAGTTCTTGTACAAGAAGGTTCACAATAAAGCTCTAGGGAGGATTCAACGAATAGTCAGTGTCAGTAGAACCTTCCCGTCTCCATCTCTAAGCTATATCAAAAAAGCAG GTGGGATATTCTACGATGGTGTAGTACATGACCTAGATACTATCTGCTGGCTACTTGGGGAAAACGCTCCAGATACCATATTTTCATTGGGTCATGCCTTCTGCCAAG ATATTGCAGCACTGAAGGATGCTGACACAGTCTCAGTCAGCATGAAATTTGCCAGTGGTGCTATAGTCACGCTTGATGTTAGCCAGCATTGTACACGCAGCATTGACCAGAGATTGGAA GTTCATGGATCAGAAGGAACACTAAGGATGGACAATCAGAGTGCCCTTGGAATAACTGAGCAGGGCACACCAAGACCTGTGTGCTCCCAATTGCATTATGACCGATACAAAGATGCTTACAGAGATCTGGTGAAACACTTCCTCAAAACTCTGAAAG GGAAGGAAGAGCCATTTATCACAAAGGAGAATTTCTTGTGGACAATTCAGGTTGCAGCGGCTGCAGAACAGTCTTGGAGGAATGGTTCAGCAGTGGATCTGCGGAATGAAGCCCTGGATGGCACTGTTATTAAAACTGAAGTGCCCTGA